AGGATGGgtaacaaaaaagcctcaaggacccataaggtccgccatgatagattttgctgtactgtccaaatttggtacaacctacaaaacatgaaccatagatcccaCCAACTTTAAATTTGTTACatatttgtagaatacatgtctttctatagggtgatcaggaataagaaatgcaatgaaaaatggctgaaaggggtgtatttatgtaaatgtccacattgccacaatatctttgtgtcaataaatcaaatataatgttgactgatggtttttcaaacctaatagggttcaagatgacatcactctatCTCCGCTGCGCTTCggacggttcacgcctccgcaccgtccattatcaggtgataatgtacacctcgaagggcattatcccgcttataccatggtcacttgccaatgattttttttccaaacattaatttatgttttcatgcGTTTTGTAATAAAAATCTAAAGTTTTTCAAtgttagccaactctgatatttctagtccgctcagctcatagaaccaacaccggctttcctttggctgagctattagcccgaaagctaacgttatgctagcaagattcaaaggcaataacattgtgtacggttgacaaacagtaaatataattttacagtatgtttgacaagaagactagctagctaacgagccatgtcactgtcccaaaatcaatatcaagattttcacaaaCAAAGTTTCAGCCATATACTAGTACtcggctacagtacggccgcagcctgtggagtagtgttgtttttggcggcctgttttgattttagttttagtctagtctttgtgtcaagctgtcattttagtttttattagttttagtcACGTTCATACTCTTTTTAGTCTAGTCAAGTTTCAGTCGACTAAAAGTCGAGCGAATTTTAGTCTTATTTTAGTCAGACTTATCCATGACTATTTTCGTCTAGTTTTAGTCTacgaaaactgatgacattttACTCTAGTTTTAGTCTacgaaaactgatgacatttagtctagtttaagtcaatgaaaatCGTATTGAGTTTCTTTTTAATCAAAACAGAAGTAGTCTAACCAGTAATCTCGGGAGGCATGttaatgccaaaaccatttgtttaaatgtatgtattggtctagaataaggtattcaaagtcatgttgttgatgccaaattcagttcagtgtgattgctatgtgaatgacaaaactagctacagtatttggccaacaagggatgcttagtacacatgcagtcagtcaggtaggaactaagaacccactttacactctctcataaaaacaaatacacacacacagtacacacactagtcacacgttaacccactttacactctcacaaacaaacacacacacgctagtcaCACACATTTGTCACAGTCGTTTTCCGCTCCAGTGGCTAACGTTTAAAGCAAACGTCTAAAGCTAACGTTAAAATGAGACAGATTAACCACAGCTTCATGAGTTGGctaataatttacatttattcatttagcagacgcttttatccaaagcgactttcaagaaagagctttacaaagtgcataggtcactaataagaacaacaagatagccccaaaaagattgcaggtagccaaaacatgaagcacatattgtgaacaaccaaaataagtgccaaagggaagaaccacaagagcatgtagttaaacaagttacaattaaacaacatgaatcgctataagtgcaagtgtacctgtagaaaagcaagcaacagcagtacaacaatttaaatcagttaccactaaccaacaagagcagcaagactctaagcaagagtcattgcgatccttgaggaaaataacatggggtccagcaaaccattcctaagtaccgttgtactccaggaacaagtgcgtcttgagccttttattgaaggtggggagacagtcagtgtctctgatgggggagttggttccaccactgggaagccagacaggagaagagcttgtgttgggaccgggcgctcttgagctgtgggaccaccagacggttgtctgaagaagaccataggtggcgggtgggggtgtaaggctgcaggagagacctgatgtagtcgggtgcagtcccgttcactgctcggaaggtcagtaccagggtcttgaatctgatatgggccgtgatgggtagccagtggagggagatgaggagcgaggtaacatgggagcgtctgggtagattgtagaccaggcaggccgctgcgttctgaatcctctggagagggcgggttgcacatgctgggagaccggcgagcagcgagttgcagtagtccaacttggagaggacaagtgcttggactaacagctgggtggagttctcagacaggtatctcatgatcttccggatgttgtagaggatgaatctacacgactgggagaccgcagcaatgtgggctgtgagccaatcagaatccaatcagaatcgagtattcacccagaccatggtataaagctgtttaaactttggccaaatctaacaatgcttgccacaggagaaacagcttactttttttatacagtaactgacctcattctcaacactgagaatagctcaatggcaggggcgttgttagacataaaactctactggggcacaggcccctattcatataaTTTGTTTTTCTTCCGCTCTGCGCACAAtacactactaggctatagaaactccccttgcttaacccactttACACTAGTTCatggacgcaagtttgatatcaactttggcagggacatcaatagttaatgcgagagcacacatttttttcgcattcatttgagcacaaatactgtttttttgagcTACATGTaagattgtttttatgttttagtcaaaataagatgatcggtaggcctatcatttagaaactttctttagttttgtaatgttttcttagcctacctcaattctgacttgtgtgccgagtccgacacctggacttctgagtgcatgctgcagtggctatttggcaagctcagaagagtgcGCTAACATGGAATTCTgtgtgcatcggtttgtgttttcggttaaactgctttaattttacaagcgttgattgggatactgcgtttattttttctgggattatcaatctaaattaatgcactaaaagtaaattgttaaaactcaaactttagattttactggggcacggcagatttatactggggcacgtgccccagtaaaaagggtctaacgacgcccctgctcAATGGGTTGGGatggtcaaatcaaatcaaatttggtTGATGGTGTCCTACAAGATCACAGGTTAAAATCCAGCTGCAGTCTttgggcctgtcataatttggattatctgtttagttaaacaagatgacatcattctgaaataccatgtgcaatttcaccttgatatgtcaaaataggattgaattacagctgtttaaactttggccaaatCTAACAATGCTTGCcgcaggagaaacggcttacaTTTTTtgatacagtaactgaccacaatGACtctcagcactgagaatagctcaatgggctgagaCGGTATCCTGCAAAGTGCAAAGTCACAAGTTCAAACCAGCCACAACCTTTGGGCCTGTCATGatattgattatctgtttagttaaacaggaaatACCATGCACTATTtcacgcaatttcaccttgaaatgtcaaccgtttcttaacctttttcCCAAAGCTGACTAAAGCTAATACTCTggcctttctattcataaagtcttaacagttggtgtgtagcagagaggatagagagactgacttgtaactgTATGCTAATGATTTCAAAtctccattcagcctattggtgttggccaaacatgaagtagctttgctctctttttgtccaactcttgatcttctacaatgtaaattttattatattttgccattttgcggaggaacccgcatatatgttatatatatatatatctgtataGAATTACACACTGTTTGCTGTGTACctgatgtgtatgtatgtgtctctcCCTTTAATTTTCTGTGTTTTCAATGTATTGGTCATGTATTTACAGTTTTGCCTCCACCTATTTCCTTTTATGTGTCCTGCATGGGAAAGGTGTGTAATTTCAGCTCCTTTTTCAATCATTTTAATCTTAGTATTAATAATCATTTCTATACATGTTTTTCTGATATTTTAAGTACATCACATCATTTAATTTGTGTGATTgattatttgtatgtttttgcaTGTCTTATGCTATTTACAGTTGTATTTGTCATTGGGCCGAAACACGTGCTACATTGCATGTTTTGCAGAATACTGGGTTGTCATCAGGTATGTTGACGTATTAATATTGCTAATGTTGTTTTGCCTCTTCCCATTTGTTATGTGTCTTGCATGGGAAAGCTGTGGTTTGGAGAAGAGTAAATACAGATAAAAATCATTGCTGCCTGTTGTCTGATAATTCACGAAAAATAACACAACGCAGACTACACCGGTTACACAAGCACCTCAGGGTTCTGCTCTTAACAAAGGGGCAACCTCCTGGGGCTGAAATGATGCCAATGCGGAAGGTTTGCAGTGACTTTAcacggtttactagccaggtgCATAGGGGCAAGTAAAGGAGAAAGGCCGTTAGCAAGGTAGCAATCTttgtattttgaagtgtaaatgagaagcaacaaatgtatgatttttaatctatgccatctttataaataataagtagcctatgcatacttatttaaaatatagatatcagttgtaaaatttcCAGAACAAAACGGACCGATTGGTAACCAATGCcatcacacctcacaatttccccaaaaATGTTAGCCTTCTCTAGTTTTTTTATTGTGGTGTGTCCTATGGTACACAACATTGTTTTTCTTTATATGTGCTATCTCTAATAATGGCAatactctctgtgtctgtctgtatatttttagattgggatttaacccttgtgctgccttcgggtcacaatgacccgaaggttcataacgacccatcgttgtgctgcgacaactttacccaatacaaaaacaaataaaatgcattttttttaacCTTCACGCTGTGGGGGGTATGAGACAACCAGCCGGTcatttttgtatgtggtaaagttgtcgcaacacggggggggggggggggggggtcacaatgaaccgaagataacacaaggtaaGGACAGCGAGTTTGTGATccgagaaatataggtaccaaagctactgagaagaactgtcatcaacagctgcatcactggcactgcattaTGAGGTCAGTgaggagtcagttggctgagcggtgagggaatcgggctagtaatccaaaggttgccagttcgattcccggtcatgccaactgatgttgtgtccttgggcaaggcacttcaccctacttgcctcgggggaatgtccccgtacttactgtaagtcgctctggataagagcgtctgctaaatgactaaatgtaaatgtaatgtaaatgtaatgcattatctatctataattccagaaatctgtgtgtcaccgacatccTTGTTGGCACTGTTCCCTATATATATTTCCAAGAATCTGTGTGTGCCATCAAATtcatcatgggcactgtgcacttATAGTTCatgtatttgtatttgtgtgtttcattggTATCTTAATCAACGACTGAATCACAGGGACTGTGCACtactgtgtataaaattgaCTTGACTTGACATTTGTTGTAAAAACAAAAGCTTCCTGAATTGCTATTCCTGACATGGTGATTTGTTTGATAAAAATATTAATGTGAGAAGACTATCCATAAATTAATTGCCTGAAATCATTATTAGATCATTTTGATTTTGTTACCCTCATTCAACATATGGGACTCTGGGATTTGTAAAATCTCAGAGATGGAATGAGGCAGCGCTGTGTATTAGAGTAGCCTATGTGTGTTATTAATCATGTAAGAAAGGCAAACACCCAAGCTTTTTGCAATACATTAAGTGGGTTGCAGCAGTCAAACTTCTGTCATGTTTCGAATTTGCCATGTGTGCTTTTGTTAATCAGTCCTACCAAGCAACAAGTGAACGTTACAGTGCATAAACTGATGAAGAAATTAAATAGTGTTTAAACACGACATGTTTAGAATGATTtgaacgagttcagggactacCCCTCCGGAAGACACTTGTTTAGGCAATCCAAAACAGCCTAGTCCTTGTTAAGAATGGGCGCTCCAGAACCACGTGACCTTGTCTCCAGGATGTCCCAAGTAAGTAGGGGAGCAATGTGTTGGTGTGGTCGAAGTTACCCATGTAGTTGCCTCGCTGCTCACTGGAGTTGAACAAAGAAAAAGTTGAGTAAAGTTAaatgaaataaaacatttactaaTGTCGTTATTGGTTTAAATAGGCAAATTTATGCAAATATCTAACAACgtaattttaatttttttttaattaattacttttcaaatttgtaggtttattttttgttgttttggttgGTCTTCTCGGAGTATTCTTAATAGGCTAAGATTGTCCTACATATGCTTTGTTCCTCAGTAAAGATAGTCAATGCTTTCGGTTTTTACGGATGCTTTTCATTCATTTGACGGAGGAGGACACGGCGTGTTTGGATACAATGAAACAGTGTGTGCTGGCTCAAGACAATGCACGATACTACGGAGTATGGTAGGGACCTTAAGCCAACCAGGGGCTCTTCATTTAAATATCTGTGAGAAAACATTGAAAGGTTGGTTTCTACGTTACACAGCTTCAAATTCGGGTTTTGATCCGTATGTTCTTGAAGGATGCTATGTATGATTATAGGTATGGAGCAGCCATCTCCTATAGAACGCCTCTACGTCTTGAGCCCAGTCGTCGGTAGTAGCCTAATGCTTTATTACAAAATGTTCAATTATCATTTTGTATCAACAATTGTCTAGTTTACCGTTTTAGCATATGTCAATGGTGTATGTGAATTACATGAATGGCTAGGCTTCTTAAATACATACTGTTATAATGTCGCGGTGTCTCTTGGTAAAATGTGTAAGACACACATGATTTTTCAGAAAAATGTTGAGTTGAAACATACATTTTGCAAACATGTTGACACTATAATATTCACCGTAGTGTACTGCAGTAGCCTATGTACACAGTTCGAATTATTTTTCAAATGATCAGTACATAAACAGTAGCAGTTATCCTGAGGCGTTTAGCCTGGAGTATTTCCACCACAGAGACATATACAGTGTGCTGCTTTAAGGCTTGAAGACAGCCATTAATGTAATTTGTAGTGAGATGATAAACAGAgtgatgtgtgtttctgcttgAACAGGTAGTCAGATTTGTCAAACGCCTCAGTGACTTTTGAATGTGTTAAAAGCTCTGCTCAAGTGCCTCAGTCTGACAATTTGATGGCTATGGCATAATATGCTCAGATAATTGGTAGATATTTACTTACAGAGCACACAGTCACTCTGAGGCTGCtagaacattttatttttccATAATGATATGCTTTGTACAGATTATTCTATCCCTTGACAGGTCAAAATGAGAGAAACATGAAAAACAACCTCACATAGCCCAATACATTATATTTCTGAAGAAGTCACTGTATCTGTGATTTGTTAGGTTTAGTAGCATGTGATTTGATAATGGGTGGAAAAAAAATCGCAGAGTTGCACAAGTCCTCAAGATTCTTGAAGCGGTGCTATGTGGCACCATTCTGCCAAAGAAAAACATTATCATAGTTAGTGTGGTGAAGAGCTCAGGCTCTTCAGTTTAATATAATGAGATGTTTCACCAGACAATAGCCAATGCATCCTTCAGTTTAACAAGCATTTAGGACAACAGAGAAAGCTAACCGCCTAACCGTCCAGAATGAAAAAAGactgaaatgaatgaaaaatTATCATATTGTTTTTGAAGGATTTCCCAGGCCTAGACAGGCCCACTGTCATTCTCTGCCCATATGAAATCCCCATTAAAGAGTTGTTACTTGATAAAACAACACACACCTAAACTATTTTGAAGATTTATTTCACAATAAATCAGGGGACAGTGTGGTGCTTGTGAGTGTGCCTGAAACGGCATATTTAAGGGTTTGGAAACTAATCTAAAAACTAAACACAGATTTTTGTTGGAGTCGCACTGGGTTTAAATCTCATGCAAGAAAGATTTAAGATGCCCTTGGCTCCTCTTCTTGTTTGCCATTTTGGCTCAGTGCCATATGGAGGTGTTCCAGAGTGATGGCACTGGAACAGTTTTTTGCTTGCATGAACACTATCTGTAGACACTGTACACCCTGTCCCTATAGATATGGTATATCTCTGATTAACATGTCAGATGAAAGATTCACTTCCTCTACATGTTCTCCATTGGATGAAAGTAAAGAGATATAGTTAGAGATAAGATGAGAGATATATGGGTAGCTTGATCTTGAGATGTAACTTGACTTGTATTCTGTGTTCTTGAATTTGCCAATGGTTTGGTTAACATGTCCGTCAgcaaatctctctttctctcatatcACTCGCGTTCTCTTTTATCTCTTCTTACCTTTATGtctgtttccctctcactctctcactgtctgctcTCTTTTTTAATTAACTGAAGTAGAAATCCTGCACTCTGTGAAGTTTTCCAAGTTAaccatgttttgtttttctagAATCAGACTGAAGCCACCCCATGGCATGTCATGACCAGACACTTCTGCAGTCGTGCACTATTGACCAATACACAGCCAGTGTAAAGGTCCCCTCAGAGTTCCACAGTTGAGAATGAGGACCAAATATGCCATAGTTTTCATCTGTATTGTGGCCCTGGTCATCATTGAAAAGGAGAGCAACATCATATCAAGGTAAATGAAGTTGCCAGTAAATATTGTAAGGATATATAATGATGGAAAATAAAAACTGAAATTGTCATGCTTTCTGCTCAGGGTTTCTGACAAGCTGATCCAGAGACAGATCCCACAGCAGACTCCACAGACTCCACTAGACTACAACAACACCTCCATACCCGCTCCTCAAACACAAAATGGCTCCCTGTCCATATTTGGCAAGCTTCTCTCTACGCTTACCAACATGAACTATTCAGATTCCACagatgagctggaggaggagggagacctaaACTACAGttacaacagaggccgcaagcACATCCTGCTGCTGGCTACCACTCGCACAGGCTCCTCGTTCGTAGGGGAGTTCTTCAACCAACATGGCGAGAACATGTTCTACCTGTTTGAGCCGCTGTGGCACGTGGAGCGCATGCTGACGCTGGCCACAGGGGGCACCAATGGGTCGGTGTCGGCACTGGCTTACAGAGACGTCCTCCAGGGGCTGTTCTTGTGCAATTTCACCCCCCTGGAAAAGTACATCTACCCCCCGCCCCAACAGCACATCACCCACGCTCTGTTCCGCAGGGAATCCAGCCTGTCGCTCTGCGACGAACCCGTCTGTTCGCCGGTGGTCAGGGACGTTTTTGAGAGGTAGATGCAGTTTCTTTCATAACCCAtccagctctgtctctctcgatgCCCCACATATTAACATGGTGCAATGTCACTACTCATTTCCCAGGTACCACTGCAAGACCCGTCGCTGTGGCCCTCTCAACCTGACCCTGGCCACTGAGTCCTGCCTCTCCAAGGAGCACCGCGCCATCAAGACAGTGCGGGTCCGGCAGCTGGACACTCTTCAGCCACTGGTGGAAGATCCCCGTCTGGACATCAGGGTTATCCAGCTGGTGAGGGACCCCCGCGCCATCCTGGCTTCTCGTATGGTGGCTTTCTCCTCCAAGTACCAGACCTGGAAGGCCTGGGCAGATGACGGGGAGGTGCCCGAGGATGACGAGGAAGTGAAACGACTGAAAGGAAACTGTGACAATATCAGGATGTCGGCGGAACTGGGGCTGAGTCGTCCCGCCTGGCTGAGGAGGAGGTACATGTTGGTGCGATATGAGGACATTGCCCGCTTCCCCATGCAGAAAGCTGAGGAGATGTACAGGTTCACAGGAATACCGTTCAGTGCCCAGGCCAGGGAGTGGATCCTGAGGAACACTCAGACCACCGAGGAGGCCAGCGGGGTGTACTCCACCCAGAAGAACTCCTCTGAGCAGGCAGAGAAGTGGAGGTTTAGCATTCCCTTCAACCTGGCACAAGTGGTGCAGAAGGTGTGTGGACCCACCATGACACTGTTTGGGTACAAGTTTGTGGACAGCGAGAGGACACTGCTAAACAAGTCAATCAGCTTACTCGAGGAGAAGGTGTTTCACTTCTAGTGGATATAAAGGTGTTTCATTTCAAGTGGACCTTTAGCTGAAGCTTGATGAATAATGACAGTATGGTTTCTTTGGACTGACCAAAAGGGAATTTTGAAAAGATAATATTCTATTTAATCTTGTCAAATGGGTTGCTACTGCCTTTCTGGTGAAGGGGAAATAATATGTGCCATAGGGTTCATACATGCCAGTGATGTGCCTGTACTTTCATAGTATTGTTAAAGATTTTAATGGATATCAAACATATCATATAATCACATATTTATTTGCTGGCGAATTGTTTGATAACAATAAATTATACTTTTCATATGTTTAAAAGAAGCCTTGATGGCAAGCTTGACTTGTGATAGATTATTATAAGTATAGTCTCCATCCTTAGCTCTTCATATGAAAATATCAGGGCTATAGTAAGATTTCTTGAGGTTGGTGTGTTTTGCTGTTCACGTGATGACGTGTGTGGCTGCgtgagcatgtgtttgtgttttttgcaTATGCATTGGCTAGTCTGCTGAATGATCTCTATGTTGTGTGTAGATAGATATGCACTTTTTCTTGGAGCTGATAGAAAGCACAGTGAATCTATGTTTAGTTTAGACAAATTCTCCTTGACAGGGCTTTAAGTGTTTGACTCAGGTGAAGTTAACGTGAAAATACTAAGGTGATGTCTGATGCCATTGCATATCGTTGCTGTATGTAAAGAGATTCTTTGTCAAAATGTACTCTTGTTGTCATGACCTTAATGAAATGTACCCTACAGTACCTAACTTGTTCCAGTCCCATGTAGCATAAACAGGGATACAACAAGACCATTACATTAATTTAATTAAACAGTAAATACAATTTTCAACTGGTTTGCTTCAAGAGTGATCTTGATATCCACCACTAGTGTGGTCCACAACACAGCTTTTTTACATTTTGATTAAAGAATCAGATGAAGAGAAACTACTTTTATGTTTTAGAGCTACTGGAAAGCTCTATTTGGCATTTACTCCAGGGAATAAAAAATGGCACACAGCAATACCTTTGCTCCTCTATGTACGTGAAGGTAAGCACTGTGCATCAAGTACAATGGCTGCCTTATCCGAGCTGGAACTAAAACGTCCATAACTGGTCTTGCAAAATGATCGTAGTGATGGGTTCAgactgtgtgttttttgttttcattgCCGCTATGTCTTAGTAACATTACTTATGATGAACTGGAGTTAAGAATGAAAAAAACATTCAATGCTTTAAACTGTCAACAAAGCAGCAAGTGCAAAGCTCTAGTTACTATAGCTTATAGTTATAGTAGTTTATAGTACTTTCACTTCTTGTAGTTATACGGTATGTAAGCAATGTAAGAAATCCACCTATGAACATACGGTTGCCAAATGACAATAACACCACCTCTCAACCAACTTGAAGACATGCCCTAGTTTCCTCTGAAAACCCATGCACTGTGGCTGACTAGATGACATGGAATGCACATATGTAACAGAAAAGTACAGTTGTCTTTGGCAATTCTTTTTGGCAGTTACCCAAATTACAGTAATTCTTCCGACACTGTATTACCGTCTACAGAATGCACACAGGCTGGTCTGGATCATGTTTTTCCTCTATGTTACAGAGTGAATAAAGAGATGGGGGTCAGTCTCTGGTGGATGTGCTGGTAACATGAGTGCATAGAGG
This DNA window, taken from Osmerus eperlanus chromosome 6, fOsmEpe2.1, whole genome shotgun sequence, encodes the following:
- the chst3a gene encoding carbohydrate sulfotransferase 3a encodes the protein MRTKYAIVFICIVALVIIEKESNIISRVSDKLIQRQIPQQTPQTPLDYNNTSIPAPQTQNGSLSIFGKLLSTLTNMNYSDSTDELEEEGDLNYSYNRGRKHILLLATTRTGSSFVGEFFNQHGENMFYLFEPLWHVERMLTLATGGTNGSVSALAYRDVLQGLFLCNFTPLEKYIYPPPQQHITHALFRRESSLSLCDEPVCSPVVRDVFERYHCKTRRCGPLNLTLATESCLSKEHRAIKTVRVRQLDTLQPLVEDPRLDIRVIQLVRDPRAILASRMVAFSSKYQTWKAWADDGEVPEDDEEVKRLKGNCDNIRMSAELGLSRPAWLRRRYMLVRYEDIARFPMQKAEEMYRFTGIPFSAQAREWILRNTQTTEEASGVYSTQKNSSEQAEKWRFSIPFNLAQVVQKVCGPTMTLFGYKFVDSERTLLNKSISLLEEKVFHF